In Palaemon carinicauda isolate YSFRI2023 chromosome 28, ASM3689809v2, whole genome shotgun sequence, the sequence ctcttggacgaaggactgataggataagatattagatataaggttgatgaaaaatggaagagcacaacaagttactgaaggaggaattgcggctgagtaaggagcgtgaggagaggttgctaatagagaatgagaggttgaactgggagaatgcggcgatgcagaaggagcttagggagttaaaggggacagtagagagagtggaagaatgtgttgagatgaggatgcgagagaatgaagaacgaatggagaaacgaatggaagatatgatggggcaagtcatggggatgatgaaaactataatgggtgaaggtgcagtcggaggagtgtcctcagcttcgggtaatgggttggtagtgaaagagaaggttaaggtaggtgataatgggaaaggaagtgatagtgatagtagtaatagtgatggtgatattgaagataagggaattaggcatagtaaggatgaacagaaaggggagaggaaagatgaaaggaaaggtaaaagtgatgtgaagaaagagaagaaaaagtatcaggctgatagcaaggacgatcgtgaatgggtgaaagtggtaagtaagaaaaagggtaagaaaggaatggttaaggataggaatttaagtgtggaagtggattcattatattcgaatgaggaagaaggtaacaagggagtagacagtgatgatagcagtgagaatgaacgtgatgtgtgtaagactgtgtttatgagagaggtacctcggtgtgaaaggttcaatgagcatagcagtagggatgtatatgattttttcaaggagtatgagaggtattgtcaggataagtatggtgatagtaaaagagtttgggctagggagttaggagaatatttgactgggtatttgttgacgatgtatggagtgataatgagtgtaggggacgttgattatgaaagtgtgaaaacgagaataattgagcaggtaaaacgtatgaaagggagtgttaagtataagcgtaagaatgattttgatgaggcaaggatgaatgcaggagaagctatatcaatgtacgtatgtaggttggaaactttagctaggaagaagtatggggatgaaggtataaatgagaataaggagttaatgaggaagtttttggctactgtacccgagaatgttgctgagtttgttaatttgaaacggaaggagaaaatgaggtggacgaaagaaagattgacatgggatgatattttagagatagttgaggattacgagttggataggtgtatgaaagaaagtaaatatgtgagtgtaagaactggaatggaggaaagtgtgccagaatttgttagttttagagatgctgttatgagaagaccgatgagggtagctgatagtgtagtagataggagtgttagggcgagtaatgtgggaatacctgtaaggacaaatgaagggtttaggcaagggaatcaggtttggagggataggagtgctagtgcgccgcaagataggtcaggtagttgtatccgtgaagagaagtgttataggtgtgggaaagttggtcataagaagaatgaatgtagatgggctctaggtgcttgttttggatgtggtcaGGTAGGGCATAGacttagcgagtgcaagaaagagaaagggataaaatgttatcggtgtggtatgactgggcacatagcgaatggatgtcgtagtaatcatatgaatgtaatttgtggtaattgtggtaaggatggtcattatgctagaatgtgcaaggagccgcggggtaagtgtactgaatgtggtgcagatgggcatgtagctagggtatgtaggaagaagggaataagtcagccaggatgttcgggaaactagagtgtaagagggttcagctgggtgagtcctcctgtgtgtgtggaaggaataagatcaatgtttgtgagaatgggatgagtaattggttggaaatgagcaagtatgaacctagtatgcatgagaaattagggctggaaaataaacaattagtgttagttgaatataggaaaaagaggcgtttgaaagttttaagtgaggagaaagtgcaagggaaatttataggaataggtaagaatacgaataagtatgacaagggtgtaaatgtgcaagtgagtgtggaggataaatgtattaatacagatgaatcatggctgagtatgaatgatacctatagtgtgtgtggcttttccttaggtgatgtaaaagaaaggatgacgaatgcgagagtgagagataggagaatgattagtagtatgaatgaatcttttactaaagttgagaatgtttttgatgaaatggatgaactgtttacagaaatgagtgtaattatagggccagatgagaacgaggtagatatgattgtacatgatatattagatgatagggatttagataggaatagtgttaatgtagctaatgattgtgataaggaagaagtgaatgagagagtatatggaggcccagttactcggagtagaggtcccgttcccgactacgactgggttatgaaaaaaataatgtaagtgttgtgtgagaaggatttggcaaagtaaggggggaggaatgtggaggatttatttttgctttatttttatttttgttttgccaaatcctgtgtgtgtgtgagggagagagagagagagagagagagagagagagagagagagagagagagagctagagatattgtgttagcgagcgaaagtagttagtgtaacgatcgtttgtggtgaggaagactgttggtataaatgagattgtttgtttacatttttagtaaggttacgacagtggtgaatgtttcggagcgaatgcttttttatttgactgcagcataaggcagttgtgtgagagctggattacatttatatttttctgaccagcgtggaagtggtttttgattttcaaagtaagtacagttttgtttatctttgcttgtcgtgattgtgaatgataggaacaatttattatttatctttgattatagtgcgatagttcagttagctagaagtgttcgtaagtgtttttcttttttattttggcaggctgcgattcctcctttggagtgactaaatttctagaaagtggattactgttgatgacctggcctggaactgatcatatttagactgcttttttttggattaacgattgtcgatgacctggcctgtttactttgattgctgctattgatgatgataatgatgataaggatgatgacgatgatgattacgaccccgattagggaggcagtggtggcaacttgccatacagtttaacctgttaatcacagattgagggttgtgccgtgaaagacagttcggcagtttgtgaacgactgtgttgcaaataatatatatgagcatacaaattttggtgttgaactcgtaatatatgtgttttgtgttttcatgtttgggttgcggttagttttaagtttcgttaggatttattggattgcggaaaggtttttttgttaattatatatttagttttatttatcttatagtgttaagttttgattagtttaaagtgttaagttttgattggtttaaagtatttattttgaatgttgatggtttatgatttattttaaggtttaagaattatagttttaaggttatgttttgttttgttttgtccttttgtccaagagtctggttgtagattacgtaaggggaaagtttgttttgtggagaccattgtaagtaagtaagattcaagggtgtgggggttgtttttgcaacatcccgccacaacatgacacgtggtttggcctacaaaacaagcttgttgcatatgcagatgatgctactctctttgcatcaattccatcccctgaatgtagatctggggttggtgaatcccttaatagagatttagctaaaattatggggtatgaagttgaaacctaacaaaactcaaagtatgattgtaaataggtcaagaacggtggctcctcaacatccggatctcagttttgataatgttactttaaatttgtatgactctttaaaaattttaggtgtgattctcgacagcaaatttacttttgagaaacacattaggtctgtcttcttcaattgcacaaaaaattggcttattgagaaagtcttacaagattttaggtgatcaatctattctgaagaagtgttttaattctttcattctaccttgttttgagtattgttctccagtctggtgttcagctgctgattctcatcttaatttgtcggacagaaacttacggtctattaaatttcttattcctgatctagatattaatctttggcaccgtcattcaattagttcattatgcatgttgcgtaagatttttcataactctgaccatcctttacattcagatctccctggacaattctatcctgttcgtaatactaggcaggcagttagttctatagctaggccttctccatcaagaggctcaatactacacagtattctagaagttttattccagctgttaccaagttgtggaatgatcttcctaatcgggtagttgaatcagtataacttcaaaagttcaaagttggtgcaaatgtttttatgttgaccaggctgacatgagtctttttatagtttatatatgacatatctgttttgacgttgttactgtttttagaatgataaattgttaattcattctcataatttttttatttccttatttcctttcctcgcgtggctatttttccctattggagcccttggtcttatagcatcttgcttttccaactagtgttgtagcttggttgataataataataataataataataataataataataataatagaggcccTAATCACTTTAGCCTTTGTTGCTCCATACATgtgtaattcaaaatataaacataataaacCACAAAAAAATTTTATCCATCGAAATCAAACAAAACTAACAGTAAGAAagaaaacaatgttattttttatatattttcacttaCATTTGAAAAGTTTCCTCCAacctttttaacataaaaaaacacaaaattttatCTATCGAGATGAAACAAAACTGTTAGTAAGATAGGAAGTAATTTCCTCCAGCTTATTTAAATTGCAATCTTTAATCAGATCCTCAAAACTGATCTtacagcaccagccacccattgagatacttctgctagagagttattggatcctttggttggctagacagtactacattgtataccTCTTTGATTACGGATCATTTTTTCTttgccggcgtcaatgacctcaggatgcatgaaaactttaaatcaatcaatcaatttttctttgtctacacatacgccaaatagtctggcatatttttcccACATTCCCCTCggctctcatacacctgacaacactgagattaccaaacaattcttcgtctaaatgtttaactactgcattataattgttcagtagctactttcctcttggtgagcgtaaaagagactttttagctatggtatgcagtttatctaggagaaagatactacaaaatcaaaccattgttctctagcctagggtagtaccatagcctctgtaccatggtctttcgctgtcttaggttagagttctcttgcttgagggtacactcgggcccactattctatcgtatttctctcccttttgttgttttgaaattatatagtttatatatgaaaggtttatggtaatgttgttactgttcttaaaatattttaattgtcctATAcctttcctgtagtttatttatttctttatctcttttcctcactgggctatttttccctattggagcacatgaacttgtagcatcctgcttttctaacgaggattgtagcttaactagtaataataataataaatctgcttCTATACTCAATAAAGTTGTTCTGATGGGGTTTTTAATGTTTCAACTGAGAAAATGAGCGTTCAGCTGAACAATTTGTAACCATTAATGTTAAGAATATACAAAAGCCAATATCTACATTTGCAAAGGCTCACTCAATGATATCTTCTATAAGTATTTTACAAAGTTCACTATGACTCAATCTTGTTTCTACTTTTTTTCGCTGAATTATGGTGAACATTTGAATGAAATTGCTGAAGTTCACCTGAGAAATTACCGTTGAAATTCCCTGGATAAGCATCAATAAGATTTTGACAGCACTGAGAATATCTTTCAGTATTAACAGATGAAGTGACATTATGTGGTAGAGGTACATCACTTAGAAAGGCAATCTCTCtgtgtgggatccgtgtgtacgatatgttttcccgcgcatttataaagacgtgcggagcctgttgcaggcacttgtaatctgggtatctgattaataaacaatgaatcgtcatcgactcttcttcttcGACCCCAAGATGGCGCAGTGAGATATGAACCTACGCCTGTGGAGCGTAGATCAGGATGGCACCACCTATTAGACCTCGTCTTGCAACGCCCTCCAGGAGGGCCATCGCAACTCCGTCACTTCGTCAGGCCCGCGACACCATTATGTCCCAGCAACGAGCTATCACTGCACTGCAAACCCAGGTGGCTAACCTGCCGGTAGCCGGAGTGCCACGGGTGTCCAATGCTTCAGctcctgagaagtgtgatgtggaaatgtcttcagcggcgttcaggacatggaggcggtctatggagtgctggattcacctgaacaggtggcctagtttggaggccgtcatgcacatccgtcttctgtgtgtgccagctctacagagagctttagatgcaaagttctcagcggcccaatggtcatgtgtgagccccaaggaggcattagatagcgttgaaaagctagtactacggtcatccaaccaagcagtgctatgaagcgaattctttaatgatgttcaggccacggatgagcctatcaatgtgtattttcaaaggtgttctcagttagctctagattgcaagttcgagtgcccacagtgtaattccgatctgtctgaatatatgctattgcgtaaagtgatggtagggttgaataatttagtgcttaaaagagaaatttttcaaagttatcataggtatgatagcgtagacgccctcagggcacagtgcatagcatttgaagctgcggttagggatgtaggtgagagcgggaaaatttcccgccaaattgcaagctatccgccagtcgaggcagccaatgtcacggaggagggggagtgtgcagccgcccctatccaccgtgctgtgcatcgtacgccgccaacgaggtgcggcaactgtggcagttcgcactctgataagaattcgtgtttggccaaaggtgttacttgttataattgccagaaagtggggcatttgaagaaatgctgtaggggcaaacgtaaggtcctgccagaagtatctagtgctgtagtgattgcatctaccgccgttgcgggacaaccgttattaaatgtatcagtgtcagtgccgggggggagggagtgtgtacccaccaccgccgttgccgatacgggggcccaggtttgcgtcgctggcagcgagctgttgcagctgctgcacctcgaccccgcgaaagttgaaaagcagcagacgctgagagatgttgcaggcattcgtttgaagtgtttaggggcaactaagtgttgtgtatcattaaatggtcgatcctctatgcaggagattttcttcgtgaattctgcaacaaatttttacttgtcattgtcaatgtgtaaagagttgggtctagtcccagctacgttcccctatcatctcgccagtgttgccaccgttgatacagtagaggaggtggatctctcacgtccgacagtattaccggggccataccctatgcttgccacacacctgcagcggtcccaaagcactgggaagatgaagtcaaggctcagctggaggaggacgtacgtaggggcatcatccagccagtaccaccgggggaggccacagagtggtgcgccagaatggtagtagtggccaaaaaggatggccacccgaggaggacagtggattatcagcgcttaaatgcatgttgcaagagggaaacgcaccatacaccagcaccctttgatatagtatctggtgtacctgttcgaagctataagacttgcagatgcgttctggggtttccaccaggtggagttggatgaggacagccgaagactgacaactttcataaccccatggggcaggtaccagtatcgtcgcaccccgatgggccactgtgcagcttccgatgcctacactcgacggtttgatgacgcaattatggatattcctcgcaagtacaagtgtgtagacgacacccttctgcatgacataagtgttgagggagccttttggcacacctttgattttctggctacctgcgcgaagaaaggcattaccctaaaaccagaaaagttctcattttgcaggagaga encodes:
- the LOC137622102 gene encoding uncharacterized protein — encoded protein: MEEHNKLLKEELRLSKEREERLLIENERLNWENAAMQKELRELKGTVERVEECVEMRMRENEERMEKRMEDMMGQVMGMMKTIMGEGAVGGVSSASGNGLVVKEKVKVGDNGKGSDSDSSNSDGDIEDKGIRHSKDEQKGERKDERKGKSDVKKEKKKYQADSKDDREWVKVVSKKKGKKGMVKDRNLSVEVDSLYSNEEEGNKGVDSDDSSENERDVCKTVFMREVPRCERFNEHSSRDVYDFFKEYERYCQDKYGDSKRVWARELGEYLTGYLLTMYGVIMSVGDVDYESVKTRIIEQVKRMKGSVKYKRKNDFDEARMNAGEAISMYVCRLETLARKKYGDEGINENKELMRKFLATVPENVAEFVNLKRKEKMRWTKERLTWDDILEIVEDYELDRCMKESKYVSVRTGMEESVPEFVSFRDAVMRRPMRVADSVVDRSVRASNVGIPVRTNEGFRQGNQVWRDRSASAPQDRSGSCIREEKCYRCGKVGHKKNECRWALGACFGCGQVGHRLSECKKEKGIKCYRCGMTGHIANGCRSNHMNVICGNCGKDGHYARMCKEPRGKCTECGADGHVARVCRKKGISQPGCSGN